The following are from one region of the Halarcobacter sp. genome:
- a CDS encoding NAD-binding protein: MKNIIVNGFYKLDSSLKYTSFKEFTRNILENNHYKYKKYFDFCMIFLVLSTIGILIYEVNHTKVEVLNTYEYFAIVIFLFEWIGRLWVYSDVRKRVILDYEESLFLAKDYKLSKSLKKAFKEKLEFIFSPMSIIDLLAILPAYRPLRVLRIFLLFRLFKIIRYTSSLKEFLNIFVERKFELYTLAILSGIVIFFGSTIMFVYEGPEGVNDKVNHFFDAVYWSLITISTVGYGDIVPITPEGKFVTLILVINGFLVIAFSTSIVTTALAQRMETIKKNRVKNEVNKLEEFVIICGYDIMAKNLVRELTKHKKKVLIIDDDENSINLAQNDNLLAILDDPTNMDFLKKVGVGEGASTIITLSEDDATNLSIVLGARALDSNIKIITLVNDPEVENKLKLAGADFTINSNEISAYVAGEYIGQPVAFEAVDGILLNDEISAEVDEIEIVEEMNILNKDINLINFENYNLTLIGIINNSNKYEFIFNPVNINYTLKQKDILIVIGFKESLKELRSDLLTKDF, from the coding sequence ATGAAAAATATTATAGTAAATGGCTTTTATAAATTAGACTCTTCACTTAAGTATACTTCTTTTAAAGAATTTACAAGAAATATACTTGAAAACAATCACTACAAATATAAAAAATATTTCGATTTCTGTATGATTTTTTTGGTTTTAAGTACCATTGGAATTTTAATCTATGAAGTAAATCATACAAAAGTTGAAGTGTTAAATACTTATGAATATTTTGCAATAGTTATATTTCTTTTTGAATGGATAGGAAGACTCTGGGTTTATAGTGATGTAAGAAAAAGAGTAATTTTAGATTATGAAGAATCACTTTTTTTAGCAAAAGATTATAAGTTGTCGAAATCTTTAAAAAAGGCTTTTAAAGAGAAACTTGAATTTATCTTTTCACCTATGTCAATTATAGATTTATTGGCAATCCTGCCAGCATATAGACCTCTTAGAGTTTTAAGAATATTTTTACTATTTAGATTATTTAAAATTATCAGATACACAAGTTCTTTAAAAGAGTTTTTAAATATTTTTGTTGAAAGAAAATTTGAATTATATACTTTAGCAATCCTAAGTGGTATTGTTATATTTTTTGGTTCAACAATTATGTTTGTATATGAGGGACCAGAAGGTGTAAATGACAAAGTAAATCATTTTTTTGATGCAGTTTATTGGTCACTAATTACAATCTCAACGGTTGGTTATGGAGATATTGTTCCTATTACTCCTGAAGGAAAATTTGTAACTTTAATACTTGTTATAAATGGTTTTTTAGTTATTGCTTTTAGTACCTCAATTGTTACAACTGCTTTAGCCCAAAGAATGGAAACTATAAAAAAGAATAGAGTTAAAAATGAAGTTAACAAGTTAGAAGAGTTTGTAATTATTTGTGGTTACGATATTATGGCAAAAAATCTAGTAAGGGAACTTACAAAACATAAGAAAAAAGTTTTAATAATAGATGATGATGAAAATAGTATAAATTTAGCTCAAAATGACAATCTATTAGCAATCTTAGATGATCCTACAAATATGGATTTTCTAAAAAAAGTGGGTGTAGGTGAGGGTGCTTCTACTATTATTACTTTAAGTGAAGATGATGCTACCAATCTTTCAATAGTTTTAGGAGCTAGAGCATTAGATAGCAATATAAAAATTATAACCCTAGTAAATGACCCCGAAGTAGAAAATAAATTAAAACTTGCAGGAGCAGATTTTACAATAAATTCAAATGAGATAAGTGCTTATGTTGCGGGGGAATATATAGGACAGCCTGTTGCTTTTGAAGCAGTAGATGGTATTTTATTAAATGATGAAATCTCTGCAGAAGTTGATGAGATAGAAATTGTAGAAGAGATGAATATTTTAAACAAAGATATAAATTTGATAAACTTTGAAAACTATAATTTAACTCTAATTGGTATAATAAATAATTCAAATAAATATGAATTTATATTTAATCCTGTAAATATAAACTACACATTAAAACAAAAAGATATATTAATTGTAATTGGCTTTAAAGAATCACTAAAAGAGTTAAGAAGTGATTTATTAACAAAAGATTTTTAA
- the ftsH gene encoding ATP-dependent zinc metalloprotease FtsH — MSDKNNKNGGDNNNNFFNNNPLLVFVIFSIVTIFVFKAVFPEGNGQSIMGQNSSMSSFGQTKNKTVPYSDLKKLINNGGIEYVGIGNTQIKAVGKPSGGQVTTYTARRVVPDDTLIPSLEEKGIAYGGINEENLIADILFGWVLPIFIFFAIWMFLARRMSKSMGGGSGGILGIGSSKKMINSEKPNVTFDDMAGNHEAKEEVQEVVDFLSAPERYIKLGAQIPKGVLLVGPPGTGKTLLAKAVAGEADVQFLSVSGSAFIEMFVGVGASRVRDLFEQAKKVAPAIIFIDEIDAIGKSRASGGPMGGNDEREQTLNQLLAEMDGFSTESAPVIVLAATNRPEVLDPALLRPGRFDRQVLVDKPDFEGRKEILNVHIKNVKLGKDVDLEEVARMTAGLAGADLANIVNEAALLAGRASKEEVNYEDFKEAVERQIAGLEKKSRRISPKERKIVAYHESGHAVIAEITKGAKKVNKVSIVPRGLAALGYTLNTPEENKYLMQKHELIAEVDVLLGGRAAEQVFIGEISTGAGNDLERATDIIKSMATIYGMSDIAGLMVLEKRQNQFLGGQTQKDFSDEMAKNLDEYVKNVLNERYEAVLKALEDNKDAIEEMTKELLDVEVITGQRVRDIIKDHGGEVFEEEDLHTEALNEEENSEDVTEESETETTEESSTEVNEENSTKDEEISSNEDEIKEDKKD; from the coding sequence ATGAGTGATAAAAACAATAAAAATGGTGGAGATAATAACAACAACTTTTTTAACAACAATCCACTTTTAGTTTTTGTAATTTTTTCAATAGTTACAATTTTTGTTTTTAAGGCTGTATTTCCAGAAGGAAACGGCCAATCAATAATGGGACAAAATTCAAGTATGTCTAGTTTTGGTCAAACAAAAAACAAAACAGTACCATATTCTGATTTGAAAAAATTAATTAATAATGGTGGAATAGAGTATGTTGGTATAGGTAATACTCAAATAAAAGCAGTAGGTAAGCCTTCAGGTGGACAAGTTACTACCTATACAGCTAGAAGAGTAGTACCAGATGATACTTTAATTCCAAGCTTAGAAGAAAAGGGTATTGCATATGGTGGAATCAATGAAGAGAATCTAATTGCAGATATTCTTTTTGGTTGGGTTTTACCAATTTTTATTTTCTTTGCAATTTGGATGTTCCTAGCTAGAAGAATGTCAAAATCTATGGGTGGAGGTTCAGGAGGAATTCTTGGAATCGGAAGCTCTAAAAAAATGATTAATTCTGAAAAACCAAATGTTACTTTTGATGATATGGCAGGAAATCATGAAGCAAAAGAGGAAGTTCAAGAAGTTGTTGATTTCCTTTCAGCTCCAGAAAGATATATTAAACTTGGTGCACAAATTCCAAAAGGTGTATTATTAGTAGGACCTCCGGGTACAGGTAAAACTTTACTTGCAAAAGCAGTTGCAGGAGAGGCTGACGTACAGTTCTTATCAGTTTCAGGTTCAGCTTTTATTGAGATGTTTGTTGGGGTTGGGGCTAGTAGAGTTAGAGACCTTTTTGAACAAGCAAAAAAAGTAGCACCTGCAATTATCTTTATTGATGAGATTGATGCTATTGGTAAAAGTAGAGCTTCAGGTGGTCCAATGGGTGGAAATGATGAAAGAGAACAAACTCTAAACCAACTTTTAGCTGAAATGGATGGGTTCTCAACTGAATCAGCACCTGTTATTGTACTTGCTGCTACAAATAGACCAGAAGTTTTAGACCCAGCGCTATTAAGACCAGGAAGATTTGATAGACAAGTTCTTGTTGATAAACCTGATTTTGAAGGTAGAAAAGAGATTTTAAATGTACATATTAAAAATGTTAAATTAGGAAAAGATGTAGATTTAGAAGAGGTTGCTAGAATGACAGCTGGACTTGCAGGTGCAGATTTAGCGAATATTGTAAATGAAGCTGCATTATTAGCAGGTAGGGCTTCAAAAGAAGAAGTAAATTATGAAGATTTCAAAGAAGCTGTTGAGAGACAAATTGCAGGACTTGAAAAGAAATCAAGAAGAATCTCTCCAAAAGAGAGAAAAATTGTTGCTTACCATGAATCTGGACATGCAGTAATTGCGGAGATTACAAAAGGTGCTAAAAAAGTAAATAAAGTATCTATTGTACCAAGAGGACTTGCAGCACTTGGTTATACTTTAAATACACCAGAAGAAAACAAATACTTAATGCAAAAACATGAGCTTATAGCTGAAGTTGATGTTTTATTAGGTGGACGTGCTGCTGAGCAAGTATTTATTGGCGAAATTTCAACAGGTGCTGGAAATGACCTTGAAAGAGCAACTGATATTATAAAATCTATGGCAACTATATATGGTATGAGTGATATTGCAGGTCTAATGGTTTTAGAAAAAAGACAAAACCAATTCTTAGGTGGACAAACTCAAAAAGACTTCTCTGATGAGATGGCAAAAAATCTTGATGAATATGTTAAAAATGTTTTAAATGAAAGATATGAAGCTGTATTAAAAGCATTAGAAGATAACAAAGATGCAATAGAAGAGATGACAAAAGAGCTTCTTGATGTTGAAGTTATTACAGGTCAAAGAGTAAGAGATATCATTAAAGATCATGGTGGAGAAGTATTTGAAGAAGAGGATTTACATACAGAAGCATTAAATGAAGAGGAAAACTCTGAAGATGTAACTGAAGAATCTGAAACTGAAACAACTGAAGAGTCTTCAACTGAAGTTAATGAAGAAAACTCAACAAAAGATGAAGAGATTTCATCAAATGAAGATGAGATAAAAGAAGACAAAAAAGACTAA
- a CDS encoding NAD-binding protein, whose protein sequence is MKKSVVIYGYSILGSKIAKVLDEKGYKVIVISFVDEQVIKAKKDGYEVINSTLLNDDELLEIGIGKDVDSLFCVSNSNKNNLFVTLSARNLDKNLKIISTSKTKAEAKKLLIAGATKVLNPNELTAQRIYRYMTKPLMLKVLDEILFSKSDLNISEIYINKESMLNGKFLKDITIHKKYNILLIGIMDKELGEQFIFNTKGINHKIDEGDILVVVGQNAELVEFREYIGGVGA, encoded by the coding sequence ATGAAAAAAAGTGTTGTAATCTACGGATATTCCATATTAGGCTCTAAAATAGCAAAAGTGCTAGATGAAAAGGGTTATAAAGTCATTGTAATAAGTTTTGTAGATGAACAAGTTATAAAAGCAAAAAAAGATGGATATGAAGTTATAAATTCAACACTTCTAAATGATGATGAACTATTAGAAATAGGAATAGGAAAAGATGTTGATTCTTTATTTTGTGTAAGTAACAGTAATAAAAATAATCTATTTGTTACCTTGTCCGCTAGAAATTTAGATAAAAATTTAAAAATTATTTCAACTTCAAAAACAAAAGCAGAAGCAAAAAAATTACTTATAGCAGGAGCAACAAAAGTTTTAAATCCAAATGAACTTACTGCACAAAGAATATATAGATATATGACTAAGCCTCTTATGTTAAAAGTTTTAGATGAGATATTATTTAGTAAATCAGATTTAAATATTTCAGAAATTTATATAAATAAAGAATCTATGTTAAATGGAAAATTTTTAAAAGATATAACTATTCATAAAAAATACAATATTTTACTTATTGGGATTATGGATAAAGAGTTGGGAGAACAATTTATCTTTAATACAAAAGGGATAAATCATAAAATTGACGAAGGAGATATATTGGTTGTGGTTGGGCAAAATGCCGAGTTAGTTGAGTTTAGAGAGTATATAGGAGGAGTTGGCGCATGA
- a CDS encoding phosphatidylserine decarboxylase → MYDSFVAKEGKGKIQILFLLLVFFYIIDCEFLSFISFVALLFTIYIYRFKFVDITTLKIDEIYSPIDGEIVSIDTNGFKKSITIDVSILDTHILRSLDTSKVQFISKKGTNLPLGSYKAKKLNETLEIKYENMKMKLISSLFNPTLDFHKKETYKKGEKITIFIHGQIIIDFESNLEINVSVHDKVISGKTVIAKKLKNS, encoded by the coding sequence ATGTATGATAGTTTTGTTGCAAAAGAGGGTAAAGGAAAGATTCAAATACTATTTTTATTATTAGTATTTTTCTATATAATAGATTGTGAATTTTTATCATTTATATCTTTTGTAGCACTACTATTTACAATATATATCTACAGGTTTAAGTTTGTAGATATAACTACTTTGAAAATTGATGAGATATATTCTCCTATAGATGGTGAAATCGTATCTATTGATACTAATGGGTTCAAAAAAAGTATAACTATTGATGTTTCTATTTTAGATACTCATATTTTAAGAAGCTTAGATACATCAAAAGTACAATTTATTTCTAAAAAAGGAACAAATCTACCTTTAGGTTCATACAAAGCAAAAAAACTTAATGAAACTCTTGAAATCAAATATGAAAATATGAAGATGAAATTAATCTCGTCTTTATTTAATCCCACTTTAGATTTTCACAAAAAAGAAACTTATAAAAAAGGTGAAAAAATAACTATATTTATCCATGGGCAAATAATTATTGATTTTGAATCAAACCTTGAAATTAATGTTTCAGTACATGATAAAGTAATATCTGGGAAAACTGTTATTGCTAAAAAATTAAAAAACTCTTGA
- a CDS encoding DUF1538 family protein yields MMQFNFFLKLLRESFRDLLPIIIVILFFQLAIIQAVPDGWVSTTIGLGIVGVGLAIFLQGLEIGIFPVGEGLARDFAKNGSMAWVLFFGFLIGFGTTIAEPALAVIADKAASISSGRIDATILRLVVAGSVGFAILLGVFRIYKGHGIHYYIMAGYILVVGVTFFAPQEIIGLAYDLGGVTTSTVTVPLVAALGIGLASSIKGRNPVIDGFGLIAFASLTPMIFVQIYGIAVYNLVEAKEVAQVVVEANVSVSTTITIESVLHGLGSVVKDVAPILLIILFFQYGVIKKRIDNLKTVIFGFVLVVVGLYAFILGLEMGLFTLGETMAYQLTKRDSVFVIYAFAFAIGFSTTMAEPALMAIAKKAKEISDGKINDFALRIFVAFGVAIGIALGAFRIVDGGHIHYYIIFGYILVITLTWVAPKYIIPIAYDSGGVTTSTVTVPLVAALGIGLATNIEGRSPLIDGFGLIAFASLFPMITVMLYGIIIEKLGVKSDTEIEAANILRDALIDAENMDLATVNIDGSDRRHSLPMDFSAVVIIVPNDKKVDAIQAANKAGAPGVTVLRADGIGLGQMDNYYRPSFEANQVVLLFLLPQSLVNPVIKSIIHTLHLTTTGKGIAFAFPLSHMKGISLSRHDIFVNRKDHKNPENNTEKLIKEEEEKLTSKIVEPVLNDSDKE; encoded by the coding sequence ATGATGCAATTTAACTTTTTTTTGAAGTTACTAAGAGAGTCGTTTAGGGATTTATTACCAATTATAATAGTAATTTTATTTTTTCAATTAGCTATTATTCAAGCAGTACCAGATGGATGGGTATCTACTACTATTGGTTTAGGTATAGTAGGAGTTGGGCTTGCTATTTTTTTACAAGGTCTGGAAATAGGAATATTCCCTGTTGGAGAAGGTTTAGCTAGAGATTTTGCAAAAAATGGTTCTATGGCTTGGGTATTATTTTTTGGTTTTTTAATTGGATTTGGTACAACAATAGCTGAACCAGCCCTAGCTGTAATTGCTGATAAAGCAGCATCTATCTCTAGTGGTAGAATTGATGCAACAATATTAAGGTTGGTTGTTGCAGGTTCTGTTGGTTTTGCAATACTTCTTGGGGTATTTAGAATCTATAAAGGTCATGGTATACACTACTATATTATGGCAGGATATATTCTAGTTGTTGGTGTAACTTTTTTTGCTCCTCAAGAGATTATTGGATTAGCATATGATTTAGGTGGAGTAACTACTTCAACTGTAACTGTACCTTTAGTTGCTGCATTAGGAATTGGTTTAGCATCTTCAATTAAAGGGAGAAATCCTGTAATTGATGGATTTGGTCTTATTGCTTTTGCTTCATTAACACCAATGATTTTTGTACAAATCTATGGAATTGCTGTTTATAATCTAGTTGAAGCAAAAGAGGTAGCACAAGTAGTTGTTGAAGCTAATGTATCTGTATCTACAACTATCACTATTGAATCTGTTCTTCATGGTTTAGGTTCAGTTGTTAAAGATGTTGCGCCTATTTTATTAATTATTCTATTTTTCCAATATGGAGTGATTAAAAAAAGAATTGACAATCTAAAAACAGTAATTTTTGGATTTGTATTAGTAGTTGTTGGTTTATATGCTTTTATTCTTGGTTTAGAAATGGGGTTATTTACTCTTGGTGAAACTATGGCATATCAACTTACTAAAAGGGATTCAGTTTTTGTAATTTATGCTTTTGCGTTTGCTATTGGTTTTTCTACAACTATGGCAGAGCCAGCTCTTATGGCAATTGCAAAAAAAGCAAAAGAGATAAGTGATGGTAAAATCAATGATTTTGCCTTAAGAATCTTTGTTGCCTTTGGTGTTGCAATTGGTATTGCCCTTGGAGCATTTAGGATTGTAGATGGTGGACATATTCATTACTATATTATATTTGGATATATATTAGTTATTACCTTAACTTGGGTTGCTCCAAAATATATTATTCCAATAGCCTATGATAGTGGTGGGGTTACAACTTCAACTGTAACAGTTCCTTTAGTAGCAGCTCTTGGTATTGGACTAGCAACAAATATTGAAGGAAGAAGCCCTTTAATTGACGGATTTGGACTTATTGCTTTTGCTTCATTATTTCCAATGATTACAGTTATGCTTTATGGTATTATTATTGAAAAACTTGGTGTTAAATCAGATACTGAAATTGAAGCTGCAAATATTTTAAGAGATGCATTAATTGATGCAGAAAATATGGATTTAGCTACTGTGAATATAGATGGAAGTGATAGAAGACACTCTTTACCTATGGACTTTTCAGCTGTGGTTATAATTGTACCAAATGATAAAAAAGTTGATGCAATACAAGCAGCTAATAAAGCAGGAGCTCCTGGGGTTACTGTTCTTAGAGCAGATGGAATTGGACTTGGTCAAATGGATAACTACTATAGACCATCTTTTGAAGCAAATCAGGTTGTATTATTATTCCTATTACCTCAAAGTTTAGTTAATCCAGTTATAAAATCTATTATTCATACACTTCACTTAACAACTACAGGAAAAGGTATAGCTTTTGCTTTCCCATTATCACACATGAAAGGGATTAGTTTAAGTAGACATGATATTTTTGTAAATAGAAAAGATCATAAAAATCCTGAAAACAACACAGAGAAGTTAATAAAAGAGGAAGAGGAAAAATTAACTTCAAAAATTGTGGAACCAGTTTTAAATGATTCAGATAAAGAGTAA
- a CDS encoding 2-isopropylmalate synthase, whose translation MDNNKIYVFDTTLRDGEQSPGCSMNTEEKIKVALQLEKLGVDVIEAGFAAASPGDFDAVSRIAEVVKKSSICSLSRAVENDIKQAGLAVQNAPLHRIHTFIATSPIHMKYKLKMSEDEVIKRAIHAVEYAKTFVDDVEFSLEDAGRSEISFMKEVMDAVIGAGASTINLPDTVGYRLPTELGAMVKELSEFAGDRARISVHNHNDLGLATANTLAAVMNGARQIEVTINGLGERAGNSALEEAVMAIKTRKDAFGGLYTDINTPEIYPTSRLVATITGVEPQQNKAIVGKNAFAHESGIHQDGVLKHQETYEIMKPEDVGVFKDSTLILGKHSGRAAFRDKINQLGFDKVSEEELNAVFEKFKVLADKKKDVTDDDVRMLITDEALNSDKTYELVGLQISDCSNGMPMAAVTIKYKDQIMQDANIGDGTMDAIFKTIDRLTGYDGQLKDYKVLSVTEGKDALAKVTTRVSFDDKSPEFVGHGLSIDTMLATARAYVGAVNSYLSQKERLAKKTEHQV comes from the coding sequence ATGGATAATAATAAAATATACGTATTTGATACAACATTAAGAGATGGAGAACAATCTCCTGGCTGTTCAATGAACACAGAAGAGAAGATTAAAGTTGCTTTACAATTAGAAAAATTGGGTGTAGATGTCATAGAAGCAGGTTTTGCGGCTGCAAGTCCAGGAGACTTTGATGCAGTTAGCAGAATTGCAGAAGTTGTTAAAAAATCAAGTATCTGTTCTTTGAGTAGAGCAGTTGAAAATGATATTAAACAAGCTGGTTTAGCGGTACAAAATGCTCCTTTACATAGAATTCATACCTTTATTGCTACTTCACCAATTCATATGAAATATAAATTAAAAATGAGTGAAGATGAAGTTATCAAAAGAGCAATTCATGCTGTAGAATATGCAAAAACATTTGTTGATGATGTTGAGTTTTCTTTAGAAGATGCAGGAAGATCTGAAATCTCATTTATGAAAGAGGTTATGGATGCTGTAATTGGTGCAGGTGCATCAACAATTAACTTACCAGATACAGTTGGTTACAGATTACCAACAGAATTAGGTGCAATGGTTAAAGAGTTATCTGAATTTGCAGGAGATAGAGCTAGAATCTCTGTACACAATCACAATGACTTAGGATTAGCAACAGCTAATACTTTAGCAGCAGTTATGAATGGTGCAAGACAAATTGAGGTTACAATAAATGGTTTAGGTGAAAGAGCAGGAAACTCAGCTTTAGAAGAAGCAGTTATGGCTATAAAAACAAGAAAAGATGCATTTGGTGGATTATACACAGATATTAATACACCTGAGATCTACCCCACTTCAAGATTAGTTGCAACTATTACAGGTGTTGAACCACAACAAAACAAAGCAATTGTTGGTAAAAATGCTTTTGCTCACGAAAGTGGAATTCACCAAGATGGTGTTTTAAAACATCAAGAAACATATGAGATTATGAAACCTGAAGATGTAGGTGTATTTAAAGATTCTACATTAATTTTAGGAAAACACAGTGGTAGAGCTGCATTTAGAGATAAAATTAACCAATTAGGTTTTGATAAAGTTTCAGAAGAAGAATTAAACGCAGTATTTGAAAAATTTAAAGTTTTAGCAGATAAGAAAAAAGATGTTACAGATGATGATGTAAGAATGTTAATCACAGATGAAGCATTAAACTCTGACAAAACTTATGAGTTAGTTGGATTACAAATCTCAGATTGTTCAAATGGTATGCCAATGGCAGCTGTAACTATTAAGTACAAAGATCAAATTATGCAAGATGCAAATATTGGTGATGGTACAATGGATGCAATCTTTAAAACAATAGATAGATTAACAGGTTATGATGGTCAATTAAAAGATTATAAAGTTTTATCAGTAACAGAAGGTAAAGATGCCTTAGCAAAAGTTACAACAAGAGTTTCTTTTGATGATAAATCACCAGAGTTTGTTGGTCATGGTTTAAGTATTGATACTATGTTAGCAACAGCAAGAGCTTATGTTGGTGCAGTTAATTCTTATCTTTCTCAAAAAGAGAGATTAGCAAAAAAGACTGAGCATCAAGTATAA
- a CDS encoding thioredoxin family protein: MIQIKSKEEIENIINTGNPVLIYFSGENCSVCKALKPKVESAIVENFSQMENYEVKADVYKEIASNFSVFSIPTILVFFDSKEFFRKSRNISIQAFIEELKRPYSLFVD, from the coding sequence ATGATTCAGATAAAGAGTAAAGAGGAGATAGAAAATATTATTAATACAGGTAATCCTGTATTAATATATTTTTCTGGGGAAAATTGTTCTGTTTGCAAAGCTTTGAAACCAAAAGTTGAAAGTGCAATTGTAGAAAATTTTTCACAAATGGAAAATTATGAAGTAAAAGCTGATGTTTATAAAGAGATAGCAAGCAATTTTTCGGTATTTTCTATTCCTACTATATTAGTTTTTTTTGATTCAAAAGAGTTTTTTAGGAAGAGTAGAAATATCTCTATACAAGCTTTTATTGAAGAACTAAAAAGACCATATTCACTTTTTGTAGATTAG